The following is a genomic window from Segatella hominis.
AATACTGTTTTCCATCTTCTCAACGGCTCTTTCCGCCCCCACCTGACGCTTGCCGATGATGGCATCAGCCTCGTTGAAAAGCAAGATGGGTGCCTTGGCTAATTGTTTCACCTTCTTCTTATAATCATCGAAGATGCCCTTGATATTCTTTTCGCTCTCGCCTACCCACATGCTCTTAACCTCTGAAACGTTCACCTGAATCAAGTCACGGCCAGTCTTCTTGGCTATCTGAAGCACAGTCTCTGTCTTTCCTGTACCAGGCGCACCATAGAAAAGGCAGGCAAAGCCGCTTCTGAAGTTGGTTTCTTTCAATCGATTTTTGATACGCTGGAAATGCTCCTCATCCAAGAGGGAAGTTAACTCTTCCACTTGCCTTTGTTCCTTGCTATTGTAGAATAGTTGCTTGGGGCTGATGTCCTCAAAGGATAGCATGCCACCCTTCGGGCGAGAACCACGCATGGATGATAGGTTGAGTTCCGAGAAAAGCTGTTTCTTGGCATCATCCGTAATTTTGAACGACTCTCTATCCACAAAGCCATCATCATTGGTATATTCAATGAACTTCTCCACAAAAAACAAGTGATCACCTTGACTCAAGCCTCGCTTTTCGCATCGCCATTCTGCATCGCCTTCTTTATATATAAATTCCAAGTCGTGGTATCGGATGTCATCATCACCATTGACAACAAAGAGTGTACAAAACAAGACGAAAAGCGGGAAGTACAGATCATCCGCATCTACATCGTAGGAAGCCATCGCCTTGACAAAAGCCAACTTTTCGTTCTTGGCTACCAATGCCCTCAATTTCCTTCTCAGCACTTGTTTGT
Proteins encoded in this region:
- a CDS encoding ATP-binding protein, with amino-acid sequence MEQMDLLQAFEIIVDKAKNSSLGEKFYEETDSYLGFVSDKLDISKRASAIMALFADRCDDSHIQFSDFTDFLGCRILSLLRYANEIQELVDKEYICRNRDEGFYYTIPMEVMEAFQHNERYNPMDVEELTARELFDKFDELFTKCRRRKIDKQVLRRKLRALVAKNEKLAFVKAMASYDVDADDLYFPLFVLFCTLFVVNGDDDIRYHDLEFIYKEGDAEWRCEKRGLSQGDHLFFVEKFIEYTNDDGFVDRESFKITDDAKKQLFSELNLSSMRGSRPKGGMLSFEDISPKQLFYNSKEQRQVEELTSLLDEEHFQRIKNRLKETNFRSGFACLFYGAPGTGKTETVLQIAKKTGRDLIQVNVSEVKSMWVGESEKNIKGIFDDYKKKVKQLAKAPILLFNEADAIIGKRQVGAERAVEKMENSIQNIILQEIEQLDGILIATTNLAENMDKAFERRFLYKIQFEKPDLNCRTQIWQAMIPPLNDADASYLAGKYDFSGGEIENIARHFTIQSILHGQPENMAKSLVEFCENERLEGSRTKRKIGF